In Candidatus Eisenbacteria bacterium, one DNA window encodes the following:
- a CDS encoding SDR family oxidoreductase, giving the protein MKIVIIGGTGLIGSKTTAILRKGDHEVVAASPNTGVNTITGEGLEEAMAGTQVVIDLANSPSFEDKAVLEFFETSGRNLLAAEAAAGVRHHVALSIVGTDRTPDNGYFRAKVAQEKLIEASRIPYTIIRSTQFLEFLGAIADSSAAGNMVRLSPGLFQPIAADDVAAIVADVALAAPRNGIVEIAGPDRAPFDEIVARYLKEVGDPREVVRDPEARYWGGRVEERSLVPLGEARLGRIGLDEWLRRRSQARV; this is encoded by the coding sequence CACCGGCCTGATCGGCTCGAAGACCACCGCCATTCTGCGCAAGGGCGACCACGAGGTCGTCGCCGCCTCGCCCAATACGGGCGTCAACACGATCACCGGCGAGGGCCTCGAGGAGGCCATGGCCGGCACGCAGGTGGTGATCGACCTCGCCAATTCACCCTCGTTCGAAGACAAGGCGGTGCTCGAATTCTTCGAGACCTCCGGCCGCAACCTGCTCGCGGCCGAGGCCGCAGCCGGCGTCCGGCACCACGTCGCGCTGTCCATCGTCGGAACCGACCGGACGCCCGACAACGGCTATTTCCGCGCCAAGGTCGCCCAGGAGAAGCTGATCGAGGCCTCCCGCATCCCCTACACCATCATCCGCTCGACCCAGTTCCTGGAATTCCTCGGCGCCATCGCCGATTCGAGTGCGGCTGGGAACATGGTCAGGCTTTCGCCCGGGCTGTTCCAGCCCATCGCGGCGGACGACGTTGCTGCCATCGTCGCCGACGTGGCGCTCGCGGCGCCACGCAACGGCATCGTCGAGATCGCCGGCCCGGACCGAGCACCGTTCGACGAAATCGTCGCCCGCTATCTGAAGGAGGTCGGCGACCCGCGTGAGGTCGTGAGGGACCCCGAGGCGCGATACTGGGGCGGCCGGGTCGAGGAGCGCTCGCTCGTACCGTTGGGCGAAGCGCGCCTCGGCCGCATCGGTCTCGACGAATGGCTCCGCCGCCGCTCACAGGCAAGAGTCTGA